The proteins below come from a single Deltaproteobacteria bacterium genomic window:
- a CDS encoding cation transporter, whose product MHPTHKPKQTHLHPHPVHSHSSEQSSLKKSLILAFSMMLLEFVGGTLSHSLALVSDAAHMLTDVLSLALNYVAIKISLKPENFEKSFGYYRAEVLVALLNGSLLLGIALWIALEAWDRWKHPQTVVLTWMISIGGFGLLINLLSAYWLHAVKDKNMNLKGAFLHVLSDALSSVGVVLGALLIYFTGWFWIDSLLSLLISALIFYWAAKIVLDSIHVLMESTPKHISVEKMKKEILKQFSQVRGLHDIHVWEITSQMYALTAHLQVQDVQVSETMKTTEQISAFLSRQYHIEHVNFQYEVE is encoded by the coding sequence ATGCATCCAACGCACAAGCCAAAGCAAACCCATCTTCATCCTCATCCTGTGCACTCTCATTCCAGCGAACAAAGTTCACTCAAAAAAAGTCTGATCCTCGCTTTTTCGATGATGTTGCTCGAATTCGTGGGAGGAACCCTTTCTCATTCTCTGGCCCTGGTTTCGGATGCGGCACACATGCTTACCGATGTGCTGAGTTTGGCCTTGAATTATGTGGCCATCAAGATTTCTTTGAAACCTGAAAATTTCGAAAAAAGCTTTGGATATTATCGGGCTGAAGTATTAGTGGCCTTGCTCAATGGTAGTTTGTTGCTGGGAATTGCCCTGTGGATTGCCCTGGAAGCCTGGGACCGTTGGAAGCATCCTCAAACCGTCGTTTTGACCTGGATGATCAGTATTGGAGGCTTTGGGCTACTCATCAACTTACTGAGTGCCTATTGGCTGCATGCCGTCAAAGACAAGAATATGAATTTAAAAGGGGCCTTTCTGCATGTGCTTTCCGATGCCTTGAGTTCAGTAGGAGTGGTGCTGGGAGCCCTGCTTATTTATTTTACGGGATGGTTCTGGATCGATTCTTTGCTGTCGCTACTCATTTCAGCCCTCATCTTTTATTGGGCCGCCAAAATTGTTCTGGATTCCATTCATGTGTTGATGGAATCAACGCCGAAACATATTTCTGTAGAAAAAATGAAGAAAGAAATTTTAAAGCAATTTTCTCAGGTGAGAGGCCTGCATGACATTCACGTTTGGGAAATCACCTCACAGATGTACGCCCTCACGGCACACCTTCAAGTGCAAGATGTGCAGGTGTCAGAGACCATGAAAACAACCGAGCAGATCAGCGCTTTTCTCTCGAGGCAGTATCACATTGAACATGTGAATTTTCAATATGAAGTGGAGTGA
- a CDS encoding PDZ domain-containing protein, with protein MLGKILKIKPFIVLLTFLAFLYSTQKLRAQASTGGIGVILEHLPDKKIHRIRAVFKESPAARARIVAGEEIVSVDGSSTQGMSFEELGKKIKGAIGSSVSLELKDPKTQSLRKVQLIRSSSQNVSPLIVKDTPPLPSTNNANALTDQEREEVKNIIRKLTTQEQKNRMNDLLLEFKNGKLIKGDFLQILRKTF; from the coding sequence ATGCTAGGAAAAATTTTAAAAATAAAGCCCTTTATTGTTTTGCTGACCTTTCTTGCTTTTTTGTATTCGACACAAAAGCTGAGGGCGCAGGCCAGCACCGGTGGCATTGGGGTGATTTTAGAACATCTACCGGATAAAAAAATCCATCGCATTCGCGCCGTCTTTAAAGAATCCCCCGCAGCGCGCGCCAGAATAGTGGCCGGGGAAGAAATCGTGAGTGTGGATGGAAGCAGCACGCAGGGCATGAGTTTCGAGGAGTTGGGAAAGAAGATCAAAGGGGCGATTGGAAGCTCTGTGAGCCTTGAATTGAAAGATCCCAAGACCCAAAGCCTCCGAAAAGTGCAACTGATTCGCAGCTCCTCCCAAAACGTCTCACCTCTGATTGTGAAAGACACTCCACCGCTTCCTTCAACCAACAACGCAAACGCCTTGACTGATCAAGAACGCGAAGAAGTGAAAAACATCATTCGCAAACTCACGACCCAAGAACAAAAAAATAGAATGAATGATCTTTTGTTGGAATTCAAAAATGGAAAACTCATCAAGGGCGATTTTCTGCAGATTCTTCGGAAGACGTTTTGA
- a CDS encoding ribbon-helix-helix protein, CopG family — protein MKTLSITVDDYLVKDLDQSIRENALSGRSEAIREAIKYWLARRMLRKKIQKEIEGYKKKPVKNEEFEIFNKTQEWPE, from the coding sequence ATGAAAACATTATCTATTACCGTAGACGACTATCTCGTAAAAGACTTAGACCAGAGCATTCGCGAAAATGCACTTTCAGGGCGATCCGAAGCCATAAGAGAGGCAATTAAATATTGGTTGGCAAGACGAATGCTTCGGAAAAAAATTCAAAAAGAAATTGAAGGCTATAAGAAAAAGCCCGTAAAAAATGAAGAATTTGAGATTTTTAACAAAACCCAGGAGTGGCCAGAATGA
- a CDS encoding type II toxin-antitoxin system PemK/MazF family toxin encodes MNRGEIWFFEFKKPDKPRPVLILTRQETLPYLNTVTIAPITRTIRGVPSEIMLGPKEGLKEPCVANLHHLNTVSKADLKKFVGSLSDEKMNELKEALLFALGFND; translated from the coding sequence ATGAACCGCGGAGAAATTTGGTTTTTTGAATTTAAAAAACCCGACAAACCTAGGCCTGTCCTTATTTTAACCCGGCAGGAAACCCTTCCTTACCTGAACACGGTAACCATTGCACCCATCACACGCACTATTCGAGGAGTTCCCAGCGAAATAATGCTTGGCCCCAAAGAAGGCTTGAAAGAGCCTTGCGTTGCCAATCTTCACCACTTAAACACCGTATCAAAAGCCGATTTGAAAAAATTTGTCGGAAGCCTCTCTGATGAAAAAATGAATGAGCTAAAAGAAGCTTTGCTTTTTGCATTGGGATTTAACGATTAA
- a CDS encoding type II toxin-antitoxin system PemK/MazF family toxin yields the protein MKRGDLFRVFKPSKQDPKKFRVFVIVSRPTLIHSQFSTLVCAPIYSKHDGLSTQVLVGVQEGLKHESSIHCDELISLPKSLLTDYIGALSEEKIEDLDFALKIALNLE from the coding sequence GTGAAAAGAGGAGATTTATTCCGAGTTTTTAAGCCCAGTAAGCAGGATCCTAAAAAATTTAGGGTTTTTGTGATTGTCAGTCGTCCCACTCTGATTCATTCCCAATTTTCAACTCTTGTTTGTGCGCCAATTTATTCCAAGCATGATGGGCTTTCTACACAGGTTTTGGTTGGGGTTCAGGAGGGTTTAAAACACGAAAGTTCTATTCATTGCGATGAACTGATTAGCTTACCAAAATCGCTGCTTACCGATTATATTGGGGCACTCTCCGAAGAAAAAATAGAAGACCTGGATTTTGCTTTAAAAATTGCGTTGAATCTTGAGTGA
- a CDS encoding ribbon-helix-helix protein, CopG family: MKVKTSITLSEDTLDSLDQMSKGFKNRSDLIEQALQQFIASSKKKKREESDLKILNQNSKRLNEEAEDVLGYQVTW; the protein is encoded by the coding sequence ATGAAAGTAAAGACTTCTATCACTCTTTCGGAAGATACCCTGGATTCCCTCGATCAGATGAGTAAAGGATTTAAAAATCGATCCGATCTTATTGAACAAGCTCTGCAACAATTTATTGCTTCGTCTAAAAAGAAAAAAAGAGAGGAATCCGATTTGAAAATTTTAAATCAAAATTCCAAGCGCCTCAATGAAGAAGCCGAGGACGTTTTAGGCTATCAGGTGACGTGGTGA